One Streptomyces sp. SAI-135 DNA segment encodes these proteins:
- a CDS encoding ATP-binding protein — protein MRKRRLRGLRARLVVAFGLVAAVAAVTTGALTFREARTGVLQQSQDATIRQLRAQLNQHAAELAVPPDESALREFAHDVAATESQGSWRVLVTYGDRSGSSAPGDPFAEVTPALRDAVGSSRATVFQRVRGEGRTSLVVGMSILFGGRDTVATTTGIRVFLVVPQTTEQAYVDALVTAAERAMVAALALAVVLALLAARGVLVPVRKLRLATRQIAEGRLDTRLAVNGSDELADLSHTFNETAAALEASVAELREMESRARRFAADVSHELRTPLAAMSAVTDVLDEDAARLDPDTATAVRLISAETVKLARLVDDLMEISRFDAGAAVLHLDEIDLAESIRRTLASRGWTDTVATELPPPDAVRARVDPRRLDVVVANLVGNALKHGARPVRVRLGAADAVAVIEVRDSGPGIRSDVLPHVFERFYKSDTARIRSEGSGLGLAITAENVRVHGGTVRAANHPAGGAVFTVELPLRRDESPEENPS, from the coding sequence GTGAGGAAGCGCCGGCTGCGGGGCCTGCGGGCCCGCCTGGTGGTGGCCTTCGGGCTCGTCGCCGCCGTCGCGGCCGTCACGACCGGGGCCCTGACCTTCCGGGAGGCACGCACCGGAGTGCTCCAGCAGAGCCAGGACGCCACCATCAGACAACTGCGGGCCCAGCTCAACCAGCACGCCGCCGAACTCGCCGTGCCCCCCGACGAGTCGGCGCTGCGGGAGTTCGCGCACGACGTGGCGGCCACCGAGTCGCAGGGCAGCTGGCGGGTACTGGTGACCTACGGGGACCGCAGCGGCTCCTCCGCCCCGGGCGACCCCTTCGCCGAGGTGACCCCCGCCCTGCGGGACGCCGTCGGCTCCAGCCGGGCCACCGTCTTCCAGCGGGTGCGCGGCGAGGGACGCACCTCCCTCGTCGTCGGCATGTCGATCCTCTTCGGCGGCCGGGACACCGTGGCCACCACCACCGGGATCCGGGTGTTCCTCGTCGTTCCGCAGACCACGGAACAGGCCTACGTCGACGCCCTGGTCACCGCCGCCGAACGGGCCATGGTGGCCGCCCTCGCCCTCGCCGTCGTCCTCGCGCTGCTCGCCGCCCGCGGAGTCCTGGTGCCGGTGCGCAAGCTGCGGCTCGCCACCCGCCAGATCGCCGAGGGGCGCCTTGACACCCGGCTCGCGGTCAACGGCTCGGACGAACTCGCGGACCTGTCGCACACGTTCAACGAGACGGCCGCCGCGCTGGAGGCGTCGGTCGCCGAGCTGCGCGAGATGGAGTCCCGGGCCCGGCGCTTCGCCGCCGACGTCTCGCACGAACTGCGCACCCCGCTCGCCGCCATGTCCGCGGTCACCGACGTCCTCGACGAGGACGCCGCACGGCTGGACCCGGACACGGCCACCGCGGTCCGGCTCATCAGCGCGGAGACCGTCAAACTGGCCCGGCTCGTCGACGACTTGATGGAGATCTCCCGCTTCGACGCGGGCGCGGCGGTGCTGCACCTGGACGAGATCGACCTCGCCGAGTCGATCCGCCGCACCCTCGCCTCCCGCGGCTGGACGGACACGGTGGCGACCGAACTTCCGCCACCGGACGCGGTGCGCGCACGCGTGGATCCGCGCCGCCTCGACGTGGTCGTCGCCAACCTGGTCGGCAACGCGCTCAAGCACGGCGCCCGTCCGGTACGGGTGCGGCTGGGCGCCGCCGACGCGGTGGCCGTCATCGAGGTACGGGACAGCGGCCCCGGCATCCGCTCCGACGTCCTGCCCCATGTCTTCGAGCGGTTCTACAAGTCCGACACCGCCCGCATCCGCTCCGAGGGCAGCGGCCTGGGCCTCGCCATCACCGCCGAGAACGTCCGTGTCCACGGCGGCACCGTGCGCGCGGCCAACCACCCGGCGGGCGGCGCCGTCTTCACCGTCGAACTTCCGCTGCGGCGGGACGAGTCGCCCGAGGAGAACCCGTCATGA
- a CDS encoding response regulator transcription factor, with protein sequence MPRVLLIEDDPAVREGVALALRRQNHDVSATATGEEGMDRLRAFRPDIVVLDLMLPGMTGLEVCRNIRAVDQTLPIIMATARGDEVDIVVGLEAGADDYVVKPVLARVLDARIRAVLRRAAGSAPGTEGLPKIDTYGELAVDRAGLTVALNGEPIALAPSELRLLLTLSASPGQVFSRQQLLEAVWEHDYHGDARLVDACVKRLRTKMSEPPRAPRYIHTVRGFGYRFAAP encoded by the coding sequence ATGCCACGTGTACTGCTGATCGAGGACGACCCCGCCGTGCGGGAGGGCGTCGCCCTGGCCCTGCGTCGCCAGAACCACGACGTCTCCGCCACCGCGACCGGCGAAGAGGGGATGGACCGGCTGCGGGCCTTCCGGCCCGACATCGTCGTCCTCGACCTGATGCTGCCCGGCATGACCGGCCTGGAGGTGTGCCGGAACATCCGGGCCGTCGACCAGACCCTGCCGATCATCATGGCGACGGCACGGGGTGACGAAGTGGACATCGTTGTCGGCCTGGAGGCGGGCGCCGACGACTACGTCGTCAAACCCGTGCTGGCCCGTGTGCTCGACGCCCGCATACGCGCCGTCCTGCGCCGGGCGGCGGGGAGCGCGCCCGGCACCGAGGGCCTGCCGAAGATCGACACCTACGGCGAACTCGCCGTCGACCGGGCCGGACTGACCGTGGCGCTCAACGGCGAGCCGATCGCCCTGGCCCCCTCCGAACTGCGCCTCCTGCTCACCCTCTCCGCCTCACCGGGCCAGGTGTTCAGCCGCCAGCAACTCCTCGAAGCGGTCTGGGAACACGACTACCACGGCGACGCCCGGCTGGTGGACGCCTGCGTCAAGCGACTGCGCACCAAGATGTCCGAGCCGCCCCGCGCACCCCGCTACATCCACACCGTGCGCGGTTTCGGCTACCGCTTCGCGGCGCCGTGA
- a CDS encoding DUF3152 domain-containing protein: protein MQRQLWGGLAALAVFTAVGGAVVAWLPSDTGRTSAAPPPVESPEPHTSTGAPEPEESSQPPGPSTTPLPQSGPGTFVTAPGGSGRVGKGTPLRYRVEVENGITISPREVAAQVERTLADPRGWTADGHSAFQRVSEGPTDFRVRLATPATVDRICAEGGLDTGGKVNCSVHGDVMVNLRRWVLATEFYREDVVGYRSLIVNHEVGHFLGHGHVTCPGEGQPAPAMMQQIKGLLGCVPNVWPYDSDGRPVTGPSVP from the coding sequence GTGCAGCGACAACTGTGGGGCGGTCTGGCCGCGTTGGCGGTCTTCACGGCCGTCGGCGGCGCGGTGGTGGCGTGGCTGCCGTCCGACACGGGACGAACGTCCGCTGCTCCCCCGCCCGTTGAGAGCCCGGAGCCGCACACAAGCACCGGTGCACCGGAACCGGAGGAGTCCAGCCAGCCTCCCGGCCCCTCCACGACTCCCCTCCCGCAGAGCGGTCCGGGGACCTTCGTCACCGCTCCCGGCGGCAGCGGACGGGTGGGCAAGGGCACTCCGTTGCGCTACCGGGTTGAGGTGGAGAACGGCATCACGATCTCCCCGCGTGAGGTCGCCGCGCAGGTGGAGCGGACCCTCGCCGACCCGCGCGGCTGGACGGCCGACGGCCACTCGGCGTTCCAGCGGGTGTCCGAGGGGCCCACCGACTTCCGGGTCCGCCTCGCCACCCCGGCGACCGTCGACCGGATCTGCGCCGAGGGCGGCCTGGACACCGGCGGCAAGGTCAATTGCAGCGTGCACGGCGACGTGATGGTCAACCTCAGGCGCTGGGTCCTGGCCACCGAGTTCTACCGCGAGGACGTCGTCGGGTACCGCTCGCTGATCGTCAACCACGAGGTGGGCCACTTCCTCGGCCACGGCCATGTCACCTGCCCCGGCGAGGGGCAGCCGGCCCCGGCGATGATGCAGCAGATCAAGGGCCTGCTCGGCTGCGTCCCCAATGTCTGGCCGTACGACAGCGACGGCCGTCCCGTCACGGGCCCCTCGGTCCCGTGA